The nucleotide sequence TTGAAGAGCCAAAACTTTGCCCGCGTTATATGGCCGTCGCGATGGAAAATATAAAAATCGGACCTTCTCCGGAATGGTTGAGTAAACGTCTTTCGGCCTGCGGTTTTCGTCCCGTCAACAATATCGTCGATATAACTAATTATGTTCTTTTGGAATTGGGTCAGCCGATGCACGCGTTTGATACCCGCCGTCTTAATTTAAGATTTAAAAATCAATCCTTCGACAGGCTCAGGATTGACTCTGAGCCTATCAACTCGCTTCGCTCGCTCGGGGCGAATGCTGAGCCTGTCGAAGCAGAGCAAAGCCGAATGGGTCAAAAGTCAACATCAATCGTAGTTCGTCGGGCCAAAGCCGGGGAGATGTTTGTCACTTTAGACGGCGCCAGCCGCGGTTTGGATAGCTCCATGCTTGTTATTACTGACGAAGAGCACCCGGTAGCGCTAGCGGGGATTATGGGCGGCGAAGAGAGCGAAATTAAAGAAGAGACGACATCAATCATTTTTGAGTCAGCTTCTTTTGACGCGGCCAATATCCGCCAAACTTCAAGCAAGCTCGGATTGCGCACGGAGTCCTCCATGCGCTTTGAAAAATCATTGGACCCGAATTTAGCGGAAGTCGCTTTGGCGCGCGCTGTGGAGCTTGTCAAAAAATTAATACCCGGAGCGCGTGAGGCCAGTAAAGTAGCAGATATTAGAAAGTTTAAATTAAATCAAGGGCCGATTAAGACCGATATTGATTTTTTCCAAGAACAAATCGGGGAGAGTATCAAACCGCCGGTTATCGTTAAAATCTTAAAAGATTTGGGTTTTGGAGTGAAAATTTCCGGTAAAAAATTGTCGGTCAGAATTCCTTCTTGGCGGGCCGCTAAGGACGTTTCAATACCCGAAGATTTAGTGGAAGAAGTTATACGGATTTATGGTTTTGATAATATCAAAGGAGAAATGCCGTCGGTGATGCTGGAAGTTCCGGAAGTAAACAAAGAGAGGGAAGGGGAAAGAAAAATAAAGACGATTTTATCTTTGGGAGAAGGGATGGATGAAGTTTATAATTATTCTTTTTTAAGCGAGAAAGATTTACAAAAAAGCGGATTTTCCTCTGCCTCGGCTATCGGGCTAGCCAACTCTTTATCCGAAGAATTAAATGTTTTGCGTCCAAGTTTAATCCCGGGATTACTAAAAAATGCGGTGGAGAATTTAAAATATTTTGATCATTTTGGTATTTTTGAGTTCGGCAGAATTTTTGAGCCGCCCGACGGAGAATTTTTAGTCGGCGGAGAAAACCGAGCATTTTTGCCCCGCGAACCATATCATGTGGCGGGATTAATGGTCGGCGAAGAGAAAGATTTTTTCTTTAAAATTAAAAAGGTAGTGGAGAATTTATTCTCTGAATTGGGTGTTGCCGCGGAATTCGCTAAAGCGGGGGACATTGCCGTTTTTGCTCATCCGGCGCGTTTCGCTGAAATTATAATTAACGGTAAAATTGTCGGGGCGCTCGGCGAGATAAATCCGTTGACGGCCAATAATTTTGACATTAAAAAGAAAATAGCTTTTTTTGAAATTGATCTATCCTTTGTCCTGGCCGCTGGCCGAGGAAAGAAAAAGTATTCCCCGTTGCTGAAATATCCGGAGATTAAGAGAGATTTAGCCATAGTCGTTAGCGAGAGTGTGGCGTGGGGAGAAGTGGCCAAGGCCATATTTGACCTTGATAAACACATTATTAAAGATGTGCTATTATTCGACGTATATCGCGGGGAAAATTTAGGCGCGGGCAAGAAGAGCTTAGCTTTTCATATCGTTTACCGCGCGGACGATCGCACGCTTGAAACCAAAGAAGTTGAGGAAGTCCAAAAACAGATTATCAAAAAGCTGGAAGAAAAATTCAGCGCGGAAACTAGAAAATAAAATAATATAATTATGTTTGAAACAAGCAAAGACCTGCTCTATGTTATTTTGGCGTTTTGTATTTTATGGTTCACAATTTTTATTTGTTGGGCCATATATTACTTCGCCATGATTTTAAAGCAGTTTAATAAGACCCTACACAGCGTTTCCAATGTTGTGGAAAAATTCAGCGGCCTGGTTGATTTTGCCAAAGAAAAACTTGACCTCACCTCTAATGTTTTAGCGTTGATTTTTACGGGCATCAAGGAGGGGATTGGTTATTTACAAGAAAAGAAAAGCGCGAAAAGCAGGGGGAAGAAAAAATAAAAAATAAAATAAAAAATGAAAAAATAATTCTCGTCGGGGGGATTGTATTTTCATTTTTTATTTTGTTTTAATGATTTATGGAGTTTGTTCATCTTCATCTTCATAGCCATTATTCTTTGCTTGACGGGTTGTCTAAAATAGACGACCTTGTTTTGCGCGCCAAAGATTATAATATGAAATCCTTGGCCCTGACTGACCATGGCGTGCTTTATGGCGCTGTGGAGTTTTATCAAAAGGCAAAAAAGGCGGGAATTAAGCCGATTATAGGAGTGGAAACTTACATGGCGCCCAATGGGCGTCATAGTAAAAATATAAAAACTGACGAGCGTCCTTACCACCTTGTTCTTTTGGCTTACAATAATCAGGGATATAAAAATCTTCTTAAAATAGTGACTATCGCTCATCTGGAGGGTTTTTATTACAAACCGCGTATTGATTGGGAAGTTTTGGAACAGTATCACGAAGGCCTTATTGCCACTTCCGCCTGTCTTGCCGGAGAAATCCCACGTTCAATTTTAAACGGCGACTTAAATAAAACCAGAGAAATTATCAAAAGGTATAAAAATATTCTCGGTCCGGAAAATTTTTATCTGGAAGTCCATTATCATCCGTCTATGCCCGAACAGGAGGAAGTGAATAAAGCGATTTTTTCTTTAAGCAAGGAATTGGACGTGCCGGTAATTGCGGCCGTGGACAGTCATTATTTATATCCAGAGGACAATATTGCCCAAGATATTTTACTTTGTCTGCAGAATAAGACCACTTTAAACGATGAAGATCGCCGACTTTGCATGATGGGCGAAGATTATTCTTTCAGCGCCTTTGAAAAAGCGCTGCAACACTTTAGTGATCATCCGGAAATTTTTGCCAATACTTTAAAGATAGCTGAAAGATGCAATGTGGAATTAGAACTTAAAAAAGTTCATTTGCCTTTTTTTGAAGTTCCCGGCGGCAAGACCCCGGAAGAATACTTAAGAGAACTTTGCGAGGGTGGTCTTGAAAAGAGATATGGCATAACGCCGGAAAATAGAAAAAATTATCCGGAGATTATTGAGCGTTTAAATTATGAATTGTCGGTAATCGGCAAAACCGGTTTTGCTTCTTATTTTTTGATTGTGCAGGATTTTGTAAATTGGGCAAAAAATAACGGCATTGTCGTGGGGCCGGGGAGAGGCAGCGCCGCCGGCAGTATTGTTTCATATCTCGCCAATATCACTAATATTGACCCACTGAAATATGATTTGCTTTTTGAAAGATTTTTGAACCCCGAAAGAATTTCCATGCCTGATATTGATTTGGATTTTGCCGATACTCGCCGCGATGAGGTTATCCGCTATGTTGAGGGCAAGTATGGCAAAGACCATGTGGCGCAAATTATTACCTTTGGAACAATGGCGGCGCGGGCGGCGGTGCGCGATGTCGGCCGCGTGCTCGGGTTAAGTTACAGTTATTGTGATAAAATCGCCAAGATGATTCCCATGATGATGGATTTAAGCGATGCCTTGGAGAAAATTTCTGAACTCAAGGACGCTTACAATAAAGAAGCCGATGCCAAGAAATTATTAGATTTAGCAAAACGTTTGGAGGGTTCCGCTAGGCACGCTTCCACTCATGCCTGCGGAGTTTTGATTACCAAAGACCCGCTGACGGAATACGTGCCGCTCCAATATGCCAGCAGTGGAGATAAAACTATTGTTTCGCAGTATTCTCTTCATCCCATAGAAGATTTAGGCCTTTTAAAAATGGATTTTTTGGGGTTGAAAAATCTCACCATTTTGGAAAATACACTGGAGATTTTAAAAAAGGGTAGAAACATAGAGTTGGATGTTGATAAACTCCCCTTGGAAGATAAAAAGACCTTCAAGCTTTTGCAGGCCGGGCTGACTACCGGAGTTTTTCAGTTGGAAAGTTCGGGGATGAAACGTTATTTAAAACAGTTAAAACCGACTAATTTTGAAGATATTATCGCCATGGTGGCGCTTTATCGTCCGGGACCGATGGAGTGGATTCCGGATTATATCGCCGGTAAGAATGGCAAAAAAGAGATTAGATATCTGCATCCCAAATTAAAACCGATTTTAAGCAAGACATTTGGCGTGGCTATTTATCAGGAGCAGGTGTTGCAGATTGCCCGCGATTTAGCCGGGTTCACTTTGGGCGAGGCCGATGTTTTACGCAAGGCGGTAGGTAAAAAAATCGCCGAGCTTCTTCAAGAACAAAAAACCAAATTTATCAACGGCTGTGTTAAAAACGGTATTGATGAAAGTACTGCCCGAACGGTTTTTGAATTTATTGAGCCATTCGCCGGCTATGGTTTCAATCGCGCTCACGCCACTTGCTATGCCATGATTGCTTATGAAACCGCTTTTATGAAAGCCAACTATCCCAAAGAGTTTATGGCCTCGCTCCTTACCGCCGAGCAGAATGATATTGACCGCATCGCTATTTTGGTTGAGGAATGCAATCAAATGGGGATTGAAGTTTTGCCACCGGATATCAATGAGAGCTATAAACAATTTACGGCCGTTATGGCCTCGGACAAGTCGCGCATTCGTTTCGGGCTTTTGGCTATAAAAAATGTCGGGGAGAATGTGGTGCAAACCATTATTACCGAAAGGAAAACCAATGGGCCGTATAAAGATTTAGAGGATTTTTTAACCAGAGTGAAGACCAAGGATTTAAACAAGAAATCTCTGGAAAGTTTGGTTAAATGCGGGGCGCTGGATAAATTTGGGGAGCGCAATCAAATGCTCCAAAATACGGAGAGAATTTTGGCTTTTATAAAAGAAACACACGAAGAAATAAATAATAATCAGGGTAATCTTTTCGGTCTCGCTCCGGCTTTTTCCATGGCCCCTTCTCTAAAATTAGATTTTGCCGAACCAGCTACTGATAAGCAGAAACTGGCCTGGGAGAGAGAGTTACTCGGTCTTTACGTGAGCGAGCATCCCGCCAATGAATTTGCGGCTTCTTTTAAAAATTTAGTTTTACCGATTGGGAGTTTAGAAAGGTCTTTAACGAATAAATTTGTCAACATTCTGGGTGTTGTCGGAAACATCAAAAAAGTTCTGACCCGCAGCGGCGAGCAGATGCTTTTTGCTAAAATAGAGGATGGCGGTGGTAGCACCGAGGCCATTGTTTTCCCAAAACTTTTGCAGAATACTTACGCGTTATGGCAAGACGGGAAAATGGTTATTTTGAACGGCAGAATTTCCGACAAGGATGGGGAAGTAAAAATTTTAGTGGAGCGGGCGGAAGAATTAACTTCGGAAAATAAAGAAGTTGTTTATCAAAAATTTTATAGCCAATATCCCTCCATTGATATTTCTCATCGTCCCGATTTTTCCCCTAAGACATCCGTCGCCGATTTAACGGCAAGAAATATCCCGCAATTTTCCATAATTATAAATCTTCCCGCTTCGGCGAACGGCCAGGTTATCAAAAAATTAAAAGAATTTTGTTTCCGTTATCCCGGAGAAAGAAAAGTGTTTTTAAAAATAACCGGAAATTCGGAATCAGTCAAAACGATTGAAACCAATTTTAAAATCAGCTTTAATGACGAGATAAAATCCGGCTTGGAGGAAATCGCCGGCCCGGGGACGGTTTTTAGTGGTTAATTTTTTCGAAATATGCTATAATTTCCTTAGAGATAAGTAATCTTAAGTATATTTTTATGGTTACAAAAACATCATCCAAAAGCTTTTCGGTCAGTCTTTACAAAAAGATTGCCGTGAGTTTTATCACCCTTACCCTGATTTTAGTGATATTGATTTTATATCTTTCTTTTTCGCAGGCGAAGATAAGCATCTGGCCGGTTAAAAAGATGACCAGTGCTGATTTATTGGTTGATATTATTAGAAATTCGGAAATAGAAGGTGTATTGGCGGGGGATACGTTTGAAATTACCGTAGAAGGAGAAGGAAATTTTTCTCCTACCGGAGGCAAAGAAGTGGAAGGGGTGGCTGAGGGCAAGGTAACCATTTTTAATAATTACAACAGAAACCAGCCGCTCGTGACCACTACGAGATTTTTAACCAAAGACGGATTATTATTTCGTTTGAAAAAGGGGACGTTAGTGCCGGCTGGCGGCAAAGTAGAAGCCGAAGTGTATGCCGACAAGGCGGGCAAAGCTTA is from Patescibacteria group bacterium and encodes:
- a CDS encoding DNA polymerase III subunit alpha, whose protein sequence is MEFVHLHLHSHYSLLDGLSKIDDLVLRAKDYNMKSLALTDHGVLYGAVEFYQKAKKAGIKPIIGVETYMAPNGRHSKNIKTDERPYHLVLLAYNNQGYKNLLKIVTIAHLEGFYYKPRIDWEVLEQYHEGLIATSACLAGEIPRSILNGDLNKTREIIKRYKNILGPENFYLEVHYHPSMPEQEEVNKAIFSLSKELDVPVIAAVDSHYLYPEDNIAQDILLCLQNKTTLNDEDRRLCMMGEDYSFSAFEKALQHFSDHPEIFANTLKIAERCNVELELKKVHLPFFEVPGGKTPEEYLRELCEGGLEKRYGITPENRKNYPEIIERLNYELSVIGKTGFASYFLIVQDFVNWAKNNGIVVGPGRGSAAGSIVSYLANITNIDPLKYDLLFERFLNPERISMPDIDLDFADTRRDEVIRYVEGKYGKDHVAQIITFGTMAARAAVRDVGRVLGLSYSYCDKIAKMIPMMMDLSDALEKISELKDAYNKEADAKKLLDLAKRLEGSARHASTHACGVLITKDPLTEYVPLQYASSGDKTIVSQYSLHPIEDLGLLKMDFLGLKNLTILENTLEILKKGRNIELDVDKLPLEDKKTFKLLQAGLTTGVFQLESSGMKRYLKQLKPTNFEDIIAMVALYRPGPMEWIPDYIAGKNGKKEIRYLHPKLKPILSKTFGVAIYQEQVLQIARDLAGFTLGEADVLRKAVGKKIAELLQEQKTKFINGCVKNGIDESTARTVFEFIEPFAGYGFNRAHATCYAMIAYETAFMKANYPKEFMASLLTAEQNDIDRIAILVEECNQMGIEVLPPDINESYKQFTAVMASDKSRIRFGLLAIKNVGENVVQTIITERKTNGPYKDLEDFLTRVKTKDLNKKSLESLVKCGALDKFGERNQMLQNTERILAFIKETHEEINNNQGNLFGLAPAFSMAPSLKLDFAEPATDKQKLAWERELLGLYVSEHPANEFAASFKNLVLPIGSLERSLTNKFVNILGVVGNIKKVLTRSGEQMLFAKIEDGGGSTEAIVFPKLLQNTYALWQDGKMVILNGRISDKDGEVKILVERAEELTSENKEVVYQKFYSQYPSIDISHRPDFSPKTSVADLTARNIPQFSIIINLPASANGQVIKKLKEFCFRYPGERKVFLKITGNSESVKTIETNFKISFNDEIKSGLEEIAGPGTVFSG
- the pheT gene encoding phenylalanine--tRNA ligase subunit beta gives rise to the protein MKISYNWLKDFVAIKGSPEEIGKKFTAHTVEVEGIENLRESFKNIVVGKILEISNHPNADKLKIVKVDIGQKDIELVCGGTNLKLGQLVAVALPGAKVRWHGEGDLVELQPAKVRGVESAGMICGASEIGLEKIYPHDDHEILDLSDLKLKIGENLATALGYDDVIYDIDNKSLTNRPDLFGHYGLAREVAAFTGGQFKGYKVPPIKPGGSLNLEARVEEPKLCPRYMAVAMENIKIGPSPEWLSKRLSACGFRPVNNIVDITNYVLLELGQPMHAFDTRRLNLRFKNQSFDRLRIDSEPINSLRSLGANAEPVEAEQSRMGQKSTSIVVRRAKAGEMFVTLDGASRGLDSSMLVITDEEHPVALAGIMGGEESEIKEETTSIIFESASFDAANIRQTSSKLGLRTESSMRFEKSLDPNLAEVALARAVELVKKLIPGAREASKVADIRKFKLNQGPIKTDIDFFQEQIGESIKPPVIVKILKDLGFGVKISGKKLSVRIPSWRAAKDVSIPEDLVEEVIRIYGFDNIKGEMPSVMLEVPEVNKEREGERKIKTILSLGEGMDEVYNYSFLSEKDLQKSGFSSASAIGLANSLSEELNVLRPSLIPGLLKNAVENLKYFDHFGIFEFGRIFEPPDGEFLVGGENRAFLPREPYHVAGLMVGEEKDFFFKIKKVVENLFSELGVAAEFAKAGDIAVFAHPARFAEIIINGKIVGALGEINPLTANNFDIKKKIAFFEIDLSFVLAAGRGKKKYSPLLKYPEIKRDLAIVVSESVAWGEVAKAIFDLDKHIIKDVLLFDVYRGENLGAGKKSLAFHIVYRADDRTLETKEVEEVQKQIIKKLEEKFSAETRK